The following is a genomic window from Solanum lycopersicum chromosome 6, SLM_r2.1.
AAGTACATGCTCCCAATCATAGCATATAATTACCAAgtgaaaaaaacattaatttctAATGAAGGAATCACAGCATGAAATATCAAGTTTAGGATCTCAACTACTTAAATATTCTTGTTTTGGGActttagaaaattttcaaaaaagcaCATCTATaacttatataatataaaaaaaatacctatTTGCCTCATTCCCCaatgaagaaattatgaaaaagttgttatttttcacTTATATGGTCCCCATTTAAGTATATGATCTGATATTTGGGCCCCTAAAATATGACCCATAAGAGTCTAAAAGGTAAAAAtttcaaagataaaaaaaaatacttatattgtaaattaataaaGTAGTATAGTGTAACACTTTgcacttttgaaatttgaatcaTTTGCCTGCagcaaagcaaaaaaaaaaaggaagagccttatattattattattattactatatactataaagaagaaaaagataaagaaagttGTAAATTTGACAACCCATCTTTCAGAAACTCTCTCTAatttaagcaaaaaaaataataaaagtttgatttatcatttattatacCCCTTTCTTTTAAACTATAGTATAGTACAATTAATATCATAGATGAGAAGaaatttcttcctcttcttcttcttattcttcatttctctatatttctttgaatcacaaagttttgattttcttctttgttcatgCAAGATCCAAAGAACTCTTCACAAGCAAGGTAACTTTCTCTCCTCGTCTGAACTAACATCATAGTTTACTgtaatttaatatgttataatatgTTGTCTgtcttatttttatgattatttatgttGTACGAAATTAACGGTTATAGTTAATAAAATGGAGAAGTTTGTTGTTAAATTAAACTGATCAAATTGATTGTTTAGttatattcaattttacttTGTGGATTAAGCTTCATTGATTCAAAATTGAAGTTTTGCGCCATAAATATATCTGTCTTTTTAAAGAGAATATATGTTAATCCCTACTAGAGAAACATTcatgtattaaattttaaatttatgaaatgtgtttttgttgtttagagtatttaattatgattaattacatatattttcactttaatttgttaaaagtaaaatttactTGATTGATCCATATacattgtgttttttttctctcttgatAATTTACTTATCtatgttttaattaataatcaaaCTTTTCCAGCTCAATCAGACACTCCGTACAATTTCTAGTAAattacttcaaattttaatatatggaAATTATAGTTTATCACTTCAACATTGAATTCATATGATTCTAGTCTTTAAGAAATGACCAATAGATCATTTTCGTGCACatttaaataaatcattaattaGGGATAGACAATACAAGTTCAATGGAACATTGTTCACTCAATTCCAATcacatatatctcaatcttttctttttacacCAATTGCTATTCTTAGTGGACAGAGTTGCTTGTTGCTTGCTGTTGGGAGATAATAGGTATTCCGTgaaattgtttatgtgtgtgaaAACTAAAAACTAATCCGGACACCactatcattaaaaaaaaaaaaagtgtgggtgggggtggggggagtTCTGACAAAACACATATTTGTACAACTTCTGTTAGTTCTTTCTACCTCAGCAAGTGACCCAATTTTGAGCAGTACACTTTAGGCCCATATCAAAAGCCTTAACACGATGGGATGGGTTTTcttccaaataaaataaaaataaaaaaagttaataaattgGGGGGGAAATGGTGGAAAGAGATGACAATTTAAAAATCGAATCCTAATCAACAAGCTGAAAATTCAGATGGTCAACTAACTGAACTACTAAgattttgtataattaaataaatttcatgttGTACAAGGTCAATGAATTCGATTTCTCGACCTTTAACATTTgggttatttgtgaattttgatcTTTAATCTTTgtccttaaaaaaaaaaaaactttttttgtgaggcataaatttatatttttgtaccACAATGTCTCAAAAGGTATGCTTAACTCACATGACGTTTGACATAAATTCGATTGCTAAggacaaaattaaaagttaattcATTTAAGCGCGTAAAAAAACAGACTAAACCAAGGTTTGACCTATCCCAGGAAGACTTGTCCAAACATAAATTCTTAGACATTTTCAAAGTTTGGCTCAGTCTAGAGAATTTTAATTGACTTTGATTTAGTTTTCATcacttttttgttctttctcatgACTTTCAAAGGTTATCCACCTTTTCATAAAGTCAACCTTGATATTTCAATGGTTTATTTAGTgaacaaattgaaaaattaaagttcCAGAAGAAGCTAAAAAGAGTATATTAGTTCAAGTTTCACATTTATATCCCATCTAtggtgttcttttttttttttttttaatgtttgtgttTGTGATATTTCTTCATAATAATTGAAATTGACAAGCTTATTAAAAATTCAACTTATGTTGTGTTTCTTGtgtgatatttttaaataattgaaattgaCAAAccttattaaatatgaattttaactTATACATGtggacaaattaaaaaaaaacagttgtAGGTTACTTGCAATACTTCTTAGGTTATCAGTCCATACTAACTATTGTCCCTtgctagattttttttattacatatgattaaatttttaattagtgtAATTGTATTTAAAATTGTATCATAGATTATATACATTGAACAATATAAATGATTTTGTTTAGTTGCAATATGGTCGATCTTTCAGATGATTATATCACACTAGACTTGTTGTGAAGATTTatctattataaatatttaacgATCGATAgtgcacaaaatttaaaatgttagaTGTGTTTTGTAGGAAGGCTTGGTACCAAAAGGCAATGGAAATGGCTTCTCTATGGAAAACATTTGCCAAGCCAAGTGAAATTCCCACAACAAATCCAACACTATGGAGAAGCATATCTAAGTCATCATCAAGAGAGATATCAAACACTAATAATAGATCACAAAAGCTAAGAAGATGCACTTCTTTAAGAGTTGCAACATCTTTCACTAGAGTATGTCTATGTGCACCAATATCTTCCTATAGTGAAGTGTTTCAAGTAGACCATCATCATGTCGTTCCACCAAGGAAAAGTAATTGTAGAACAAAGCCAATGATGAGTAGTATTTCACAAGAAAGAATACCAAGTGGAAGGATGAGTTTGGAAGGGAGGAAGATATTTAGGGGAAAATCATTGAATGATGATGTGTTAATGAAGAGATTTGTgattgaagaagaagcaatGATGCAAGTAAGAAGAAGGAATCAAATGGAAGTTATTAGGAGAAGAAACTCTTTGaggagaagaaaaaaacttGGGCCAAGTCCTTTAAGTAGAATGGTTTTGGCTGAGGAAGATTAATtcaactaatttatttaatagtatTTACTTACTTTTGATTAGTTTCTATGTCCATTTTAAATATAGCCATTTGAGTATGTTTAATTTAACCTTCTTTCTAATTAAATGGGGTTAATTGTCTCATGGCATTCATGACACTTTTTGGTCATTTGATTCTATGAAAATTTCacaattcaaccaaaaaaaaatatatacttccTTCTCCCATTGATGTATTCTTTCATCGAGATTTAATCCAAACCGCGATGATATTTTCTTGTTCCTGAATGAGTCTGTTTCATCTTTTTAGGTTTATGCTCTACTTCGGATAAAGATCCGTCCGATTTGGATTTGTACATATAGGACAAATGCTTccattaccatttatagcaatattggtccattatttattttaaacttttcttaagaaattatttctatccatctaattttatttgtcatattacgTTTTTCTAAAGTtaattgactaatttttaaagttcaattcaatattttaaacaaaatttatatattcaaaaaccATACTAGaagtattataaattgtaatttttctgcatatcaatatgatgaaaaatatatatcgtAAAATGTTAATCAAAGTTCTTATGGTTTGACTCTAAAAACGGAAACCATGAAAATTAAAAGTGGATGGAGGGAGTATAAATAGGAGGGTAATTTTACCATATCAccatttgaatataataaatacaatgtcTTGAAAATTGTAATAGAGAAATGACTATAATTATTGAAATGGTAAATTAGGAACTAAGtgtgaaattatttattaatttcatatgAACAAGTATTATTAGATATTCCAAAAAAATAGTACAGTGAACAACGATTGTTTGATAGaggaaatatatattaagtaacaaAATGAAAAGTCTATGcttttgttgatgaaaattcttAAGGTCtatgataatatttaaattctaCGCAGGTAACGTGTCAATATAGCCAATTAAACGTCTTTCTTCTGTGTTAATTTATATGATCGGTAATCTAACAAAGAGGGTAAAAAAGTTGACAACATAAAGCCACCAAATATTTCTCCATCTGCTCCCAATGTTCCACAAGTTTTCTCATGCCTTTTTTCCTACAACAAATAAAGgatttaacaataataatatatttgttgctAGAGGCGGACCTATATTTTGGAGAACTAAGAAAAGCACATGCATCCGCTAACTTtcaaaaaagttatatatatatatatatatatattgaaaaactaTCAAAAATTAGTATCTAGTTAACAACGCACTCGTGGAAAACATAGGAGTGCCCTTGTGTTACTAATACAAACTAGAGATACCACCCTTAAGACCAGGGTTCAAATCAAACTAAAgtccttttttattatttttattttaagtttagctTAAAACTCATATTTGGCTAAGGTTATATTGGTGCACCCAAAGTCTTCTAACTCGTGATTCGCTTCTGTTT
Proteins encoded in this region:
- the LOC101245659 gene encoding uncharacterized protein, coding for MQDPKNSSQARKAWYQKAMEMASLWKTFAKPSEIPTTNPTLWRSISKSSSREISNTNNRSQKLRRCTSLRVATSFTRVCLCAPISSYSEVFQVDHHHVVPPRKSNCRTKPMMSSISQERIPSGRMSLEGRKIFRGKSLNDDVLMKRFVIEEEAMMQVRRRNQMEVIRRRNSLRRRKKLGPSPLSRMVLAEED